The Cydia pomonella isolate Wapato2018A chromosome 11, ilCydPomo1, whole genome shotgun sequence DNA window ACAGATTATATAACTCGTTACCCAGGTACCACATGGTCGCAAACCCAGGGGACCTACTGCGATAACCGAAAttagcaaattgcggggatctttctcttttactcttaataagacttaattagagtgacagagaaatgCCCGCacttgacgaacttcgattttcgcagtaGCCCTGGAACGTCGATCGGAACATTTCATGCAAGCAGCCCTTACGTAAATTGTTCACTTATTGTTCGTTaccacagattatataatactCGTCACCCAGGTACCACGTGGTCGCAAACCCAGCACCTAAATGTAGGTGACTTGTCTCACATAACGCGACCTTTAATCAGCCCTCGACACATTTACAcaaaacaataacgtgaaatcACCCGATCTGAACCAAGGCTATATCTCTAATAATGCGGAGGAAATTAATTGTTTATTCTTGTTACGAAATCTGCCAGAAATTTCGGCTTGGCTCGTTAAGAAAAAACTGTGCGTAAATTAAAAGGCTTTGGTACCTATTTAGAGTTACGTTTAGTTGGGCTAAGCGTAAACAAAGATAACAACTATAGAttggagcacaaaaaatacttccatatttatttaattacctacgAATGATTCtgtttttgattattaattttcGCATACCAATTTATCTTTGTTGAATATAAGTTTGTTTCTTTCTATGGTAATGTGTGTGGTAGCTCGTAAGCGCGTGCACAATACTCGTTTTCCTAggcgcgactaaaggcaacttgtacaatttgtacaaggtaagcgcttcaattttggaattatCTGGAGTTATAAAATCATTAAGCGTAAATGACATGCTATGCCTAAAAAGATTATAATACGCTTCAATAGAACTTGGGAGTTAAGTTCAGGGCCTTTAAACTAAATCGACGTTATACTCATAAAACAataacttttttacatttatcaTCATAGGCTTCTTCTCATTAAGGTTAGATGCGGTAAGAGAAACACTTTAGCAAGAGTGACACTTGTAGGGAATCCGACGACGAAAAAattaaggccagtccagacgggaacaAATTTTAGCCAATCTGATTATattgtctgatcaaatcagTTGATGCGGACGCAAACTCCAATTTGACGCGCCGGTTCCGACCGCTGATTTATTACCGATAttaccttggaggatttaacaactggacacgccttgtctgtaatgtTTTGTACAAGACAGTCTGCCGATCTTTGCGGGGTAGGTGTACATTAACGTACAAATAGTCATGTCAAATAAACGTCAGTCCGTACAATAAATATGACCATTAGGCAAGGTTTTCTACAGAGGGGTAAGAGGAATAAAATGGAGGTGAACGCAAGAATACCAATTTGTGACGCTAGTATTCACGTTTGGgagcatttttttaatttagagcgctcaaatatcgccataaatctaaaattggtgattaaattggTTTGacgccaatattttttttaatcaaataggtcgatttgatcatcccATCTAGTCTGGCCTTAAGCTGTTGCTCTACATGATTATACATTGTTAGCCCAATGCAAATTATAAGTATGCAGTTCATACACACTTTTCAGTTTAATTCTTGGTAGATTGGTGATTTACCCACTATATTTTTCTTCTACGAAAAGGAACTTGTAACTAGGATTGAATGACATTTATGTATTCTAGAAGAAACGTTCGTTATATAAAACCGATAAACTATTTGGTGTGACCCAGTATTTGAATACACGAAAAGTTTCCAAAATATCCAATTTTGAACACGGAAAAAATCCGTAACTTCCGAAATTCTCACTTCACTCACAGACCTTATTAAGCCTGCTGTAGAACTAGATCGAGCTTCCTTCcgagtcctataatatttatctattttcgatttttgtattttattgcatttatttcaaGCAACCTGGCTCATCTAAGCTTTGAAACATAAAGATTATTTTTGCAATGACTCGTGTTTTATACTCTCAAGTTAGATTAGACTTACACCAACAACACTAAGGTAGCAAGGTAGGTATCCTAGATTATAAATCTCCTATTGCCTCGTTATTCCTGGAACCAGACCATTAATCTAGCCACAGGCGTCCCTAGGGCTTCGCTGGAGAATTCTCGGGTATAATGTACGGCAACTAATTCCCCTGAATCCGTTCTCAGCTAAAAAATCTAGGAAAATAAAGATTCTTTCCGGAAATAATGCGAATAGAAAACTAACAACGACACGCACAATTTGATATAATtgtctagagtcagaccaagataagtttgcagtgattttgatagcccagacggtgcaagttttaatttaaacgcTGCCAACATAGCTTGGGCTGACTAGTTGACGATGTGATGTGGATTATGGACGCAAAAATGAAATTGGATTGGAATTATCGTTATAGACAAAGGTAGACAATGCCTTTTGTCTATGTTGGATTAGCAGATATGTATTGTAGATGTAGTACAGTCAAATGAGAAAAAATGGGTACATACAAATCTGTAGGTATGTCCCAAAATTCTCAATTCGCCgacataagagctatgggacatattttaaGTCAAATGTGTACACTATACACGCTTATTTTTACACTTgtacaatgtacagtcaagtttGTATACGAACGTCTATACGTTCATACGGTCACGtccgaaaatatcgatacggacgaagtcccaaaaatatgtatacacaaccctaatatatgggcaataacgtcgtgtatacatatttttggcacttcgatagCACCCATTGTTAAATACTGTAACTATAGGGAAGTATTATGCAGCGAATGTGTTAAATCAACGTCCCCGTACGATATCGAGGTTTAAAAGGGTCGATCGCAGATGTGACCAAAAATGTATCGACATCACGGGAACGAAAGGATTAAATGGGTACATAATAGGATTATCGTGTCGTTTTTTTCATATTCAAAAGGCTCTAAAGGTGATTTAATCAGATCAAGCAAAAAGTCATAGAAAGAAAGTTGCCCCGGACGAAAGAAGAAAAAGTCTAAAAATGTTCATTATCAGCAATACCTGAGCATACATTtataagtacaaataaaatacgGGCCAAAAATAGCATAAAAGTAATCAATGACATGAGTCAGCTTGTACCAAATAGAACGagtgaaataacataaaaacaaaacgAGTAAAGCATATTCTTGAATGCGGTAGACCGTAAAGTGTCGGCTTCCATTAAGGACCGCCAATTTCTTCGACCATTAGAAACAGTAAAGAGGGATGGCTAAAACCAGCTCGAACGACGAAGACACGATGCCAAATTTACATAAGCAAATACCTTCTTCAATGAACAAACAACTGAGATGGATACCGTTTGATTGTTACTAGACTCTAACTACGTTGCAGTAAAGACACATTTTGAATACCTATAATCTCCACACTTGACGGTAGCACTTGgtatgaaaacttagcgtggttcGACTGCAATGGTTGGTTTATTACATTAGACTGGACCATGGTAGGTATAGGTCAATGGCACTGTTGAAGTGGAATTACATAGGCAGCACAGCCACAGATAAAaattgtacatacatatttaacaaGGCAGACTTTCAAAATGTCTccatacttaatattttaaaaatcggccaagaccatgtcaggccatgctcagagtagggtttcGTCGTTACCATTCAGTAAGAACATGCCAAATGGGGgctattaattagtaaatatCATGTAGGtgcattacaagcataagggagtaccttttTTGCAgtgctttgtacgtctttttactaagaaaagattttttgcaataactcaaaaacgactggaccgatcatgctcggtatagttttcattgaaattattttacaagcttgtttaacgatttttttcatattttttggacacatggttcaaaagttctgaaaatataaactttatcaGAATATGTTTTTTGGCGACCCGTATTCGTTTTTAAAGACCtctccaacgacaccccacactattgggtcaaagcaaaaaacaataaaaaaaaaattgtatggaaagtaccctaaaattttttttctagtttttattttaccgttctattACCATGTATGATCATTGCatttatgccaaattgcagctttctaacactaactaccacgaagcaaagccgcggactgacagacggatggacattgcgaaactataaggatttctagatgactacgaaaccctaaaaacataacTAATATGCAATTTTAGAAACATTTCACGAATTTTCATATATAGCTTATCTcttctaattttcatttatagcTTATCTTATCGGCAGTCAGTGTATTAGTATACATTGACAGCCGATAATTGATATATTAACTACCAATACCCCTAAATAGATTACGCGGGTTCAGTTAACCCAATTCCAGGTGTGGGATGACTGGCACCGTGGCTCGATGGCACACTGATGAATCGATTTTACATTAGATAACATGAGTAATAAAGGAGATTTATGATGTGACTTGATTTTAAGGTCTCATAGTGACACTGGTGATTTTTTAATGTCTTGATTTTTTAATAgtggtaaataataattaatcaacTCTTGTAATATTAGCAAGAATTGAGTTAAGCGTATGCAATTATGCATGCTAGTAGCACTAGACGAGGGAGTGTTGACCTCGCAAGAGGCAGATACGATTTTTTTCGGTTCAATTCGGATTTATTAGGTAACAATTCTCTCATTGACTAATCTATGCTCCAGATATTTATGCTAGGATCTAATAGAACTGAGGGACTACTGGTTTTTAAGAAATGTTTAGATTGGTAGACTGTATTTAagatttcaaattattattattaacaaggtacctatttaatttgtaattatgaaATTGTAAACGACTATTAGACATGGTCAAGATTTGTCTAGAATTGGATATTGTGACATTTGGTAGACTTTACTACTTTATTAGATTACCCAAGGTATATAAATCTCTCGAAGGATGAAATAGATATTATGAATAAGTATGATTAGTCATCTACTTATCGACTTAGAAATTATCGAGAAAACGTGTCACCCATAGCGGCGTTTGCGTAAACGAGTCACTGGGCAATGGACTGGAACGCAAGGTCTCCGCCACCTTATTGTTAAGTACTGTATCGTTCTCATTAACGCCAGTTAAAACAATACCGCAGGAAGGAAACGACCGGACGCGGGCCCAGCCTTCCAAACTATCACACCTTAAACTGAAAAACCATTTCGTTCCACCAAATTCAACCTTACTATAAATAAACCTTGCAATAGCGAAATGGCATCAGTCGGTCAGCGCAATCAACATGTTGACAGTGTTTATCCTTACCCTCGCGTCGGCTACTGCGCACTTCCACAAAGTTGAACTTGCTGATGAGAAGACACCATACGATTATGTAAAGGAACGCTTGGACTCTCTCGCGACTGACGCGAAGTCAGGATTGCCGTTATCTAACTCTTACGAAGTGGAAGAAAGTGCGGATTACCCTGAGCAACTTGAAGGAGCCGCGTCTACCGTTTTGAACACGGTTGGAGGTGTCGGCGGCGTTGGTGTTGGTGGAATCGGTTTAGGACAAGGTATAGGGTACGGCGGAATTGGACAGTTGGGAGTCGGTGGCGTCGGACTCGGACAAGGCTTAGGAATCGGGGTTGGAGGCCTCGGAGGCTTGGGCGGAGTTGGTGTTGGAAATGTTGGGGGCATCGGACTTGGGGGCGTCGGTGTTGGAGGCATTGGCGGTAACGGTATAGTTGGCCAAGGCTTGGTTAATCCTGGAATTGGTATTGGAGTAGGTGGACTTGGTCTTGGCGGAGGTCTCCTATATCATCACCCTTTGATACAACAACAGCAAGTAGGCGGAGGATACGTCGATAAGAACGCTTATGACGCCGCTCAGAAGAAGGGTGCTGGTGAGAATTTGGAGAAAATAGAGAAGAAAGCTGAAGAGGAAGTAAAACATGGCCAGGAAGGATATCAGCAGGGTGCTGCGGCTGCAAAGGCGGCTAAAGGAGAATCCAGTTTTTACAAAGACGAAGAGGCTAAGAAAAAGGCCGCTGGAGACGAGAAATTCTACGAGGGTGGTCAGAAATTTGACAAACATGGTAagcaaaatattatattcacaTAAGTACAGCACCTATAATTTTATTCAGTGCACTATTATTAATGGTGTCTTATCTTGCATAACACATCACTATATGCATAATGCACCAGTATATGTAACCTGAAGTTAGATAAAGATTACCGAGGCACATAATTATAAGTTACTGCTGTTTTCCTCATACTTATTTTGATCAGTAGctaaagttaataataaatgagtcttaaattaaaacttatctGCTAATTATCTTTCAAATAGTAtgattatatacttagttatttTCACAACACCTTTCATTCAGGCATAGGGTATATTCTCGTAATTGTGTATGttggataattttgaaaatcagATGAAAATCACCCAAAATTCCTTCATAATAAAAGTCCTTTTTTAGGAATTATCCCAAATACAATTagtagtgtacaggtttttaaagggtcggtaacgcacatgtaatacctctggagttgcaggcgtccatatgctgaggtgactgcttaccatcaggcgggccgtatgcttgtttgccaccgtcgtggtataaaaaatacaccttAATGTTTATTCATTACGTATATTTTACCTCTTCATTGATTAGTCTCAGATTATATCACActttaattatctcattaaattaaaacaattaaaattacaatgcaGCCATGAAAAAGCATAATGAGCTATTTGGGTATGCCAACCTAAAGGACACTCTATTCACTACTTAGCAAAGGCCtttagtaaacacccctataatggaacaggcaccagtaatgggatggtatagacaaatcctgtaaaataagtatttaccatcagtttttaaacgcagacaacattttaccataaacaagagccaaagagctgcttaagtttaatttttcatggatatttgttcgtTTGAAAtttaatgacgccatacatcccatgactggagcaaaaaaccatagttttaattggttaataatattgataccaaTGCAGTtgcttttattaaatacatagaaaacatagaggatgaattggacattcaacttttaaagcataaagcggtcgaaatatcaaaaattctcCAAACTTTCTCTTAAatatcccatgattggtgccgttaacatagggCATTTTACTATTACTCAATTAGCTTTTTCTAAATAAACTCACtataactcttcaagtggcatatgtcatttttgagttattggaattttgattatatttaaattaatcaaatttttaatttaaatgacataatcggtcgggagtcgacggccctaccactccaagggttaacaccaaagaaaaaatataacatatttacaTTCGCAATCGCGCCTTGCATTATTATAAGTCAAAGCCCATTATTTTAACCGACTTGAACTTTCAGGTGCCAACGAGGAGCAGCTAAAGAAAGCTAAAAGCCATAAAAAGGGACACGTGAGCAAGGGCTTCAAGACATCCAGCAGCAAAAACGAAGAGGAGAAGACTGAGAGCTTCTACGATGAGGCTCATGACGAAGCTGATCACAAGGTACGTTTATTTCACTATTGCTTTACTGAGGCAGATGATAGTAAAGCTAAAAAACATAAAAGGATCACGTAAGCAAGGGCTTTAAGACCTTCAGCAGCATGAACGAAAAGGAGAAGAGTGACAGCTTCTATGATGTGGCTCATGAGCCACAAGCCACATGAAGCTTCGTCATGACGAAGCTGATCATAAGGTACGTTGACTTCACAATTACTTTACTGAGGCAGATGGTAGTAAATTCAAATGACATAAAAGGGACACGTGAGCAAGGGCTTCAAGACATCCAGCAGCAAGAACGAAGAGGAGAAGAGTGACAGCTACTATGATGGGGGCCACGATGAAGCTGATCATAAGGTACGTTGGCTTCACTATTCACGGAAGCAAAGACTTCATTGTAATTCATAGATATAGttgttgcattttttttagttgGGTTCCGGTTCCGAATCCGGTTAGGCGGAACATTTTCCAAGATGACAATTCAtaaagtcggaccaagctaataCTGCATAGCATGcgtaatgacaaagtgtgtcGTCATTAGTTTAAAACATCTATGCAAATAACCTTTGTTTTGTTCGTGTCACTGAAAATTTAGCTTAAAATGTTAGATGGAAAGAGTTACATTGGTATCATAATAACATGTGTGACTTAAATATCTGCTTTGTT harbors:
- the LOC133522667 gene encoding ATP-dependent RNA helicase glh-1-like, producing the protein MLTVFILTLASATAHFHKVELADEKTPYDYVKERLDSLATDAKSGLPLSNSYEVEESADYPEQLEGAASTVLNTVGGVGGVGVGGIGLGQGIGYGGIGQLGVGGVGLGQGLGIGVGGLGGLGGVGVGNVGGIGLGGVGVGGIGGNGIVGQGLVNPGIGIGVGGLGLGGGLLYHHPLIQQQQVGGGYVDKNAYDAAQKKGAGENLEKIEKKAEEEVKHGQEGYQQGAAAAKAAKGESSFYKDEEAKKKAAGDEKFYEGGQKFDKHGANEEQLKKAKSHKKGHVSKGFKTSSSKNEEEKTESFYDEAHDEADHKIAGQNAGSFGEQSQQGFKGAHEEKILDANAAGKEGHHISEQKIDDSKANKGEFLQKGYKGEAEQLEKFNNLGAHSVHGHQEASGGFQQSKGGSILPIHR